A section of the Halopiger aswanensis genome encodes:
- a CDS encoding DUF354 domain-containing protein, whose translation MKYLFFTNTPAHVHLYKHAVRRLRDRGHEVLVLARDYTCTVDLLEWYELPYAVYGACDTSKGSLLSRLPAHYARAITQARRFDPDLVFGMGGYAAHTGAVLRTPTVLLIDSEPASFDHTISTPFARAVLTPDTFRKNLGRNHYVFPGFKECAYLHPEIYEPNPSIRDRLELEADEPYVILRLNAFGSQHDVGKQGLTADDRRRIVDRLSEDATVLVSDESGEADLEGMPARPFDLHPALMHDALAEAELLVADTQTMVTEAALLGTPAIRSNSFVGDDDMGNFVALEEQGLIHNVASADAIIDRAVPLLEADDVDETWQRRRNAFLADTVNLTELIVDVATAEGRVDGLEALAQFGQRQPAELEPSVGVGGD comes from the coding sequence ATGAAGTACCTGTTTTTCACGAACACCCCGGCACATGTCCATCTGTACAAACACGCCGTCCGGCGGTTGCGCGACCGCGGTCACGAGGTGCTCGTGCTCGCTCGCGACTACACCTGTACGGTCGATCTCCTCGAGTGGTACGAGCTGCCCTACGCGGTCTACGGGGCCTGCGATACCTCGAAAGGGTCGCTGCTGAGCCGCCTACCGGCCCACTACGCGCGCGCGATCACGCAGGCGCGGCGCTTCGATCCCGATCTCGTCTTCGGCATGGGCGGCTACGCGGCCCACACCGGCGCCGTTCTGCGGACGCCGACGGTGCTGCTCATCGACTCGGAGCCCGCCTCGTTCGATCATACGATCTCGACGCCCTTCGCCCGGGCCGTCCTCACGCCCGACACGTTCCGGAAGAATCTGGGTCGGAACCACTACGTTTTCCCCGGCTTCAAGGAGTGCGCGTACCTCCACCCCGAGATCTACGAGCCGAACCCGTCGATCCGCGACCGGCTCGAGCTCGAGGCCGACGAACCCTACGTCATCCTCCGGCTCAACGCCTTCGGCTCGCAACACGACGTCGGCAAGCAGGGACTCACGGCCGACGATCGCCGCCGGATCGTCGACCGCCTCAGCGAGGACGCGACGGTGCTCGTCTCCGACGAGAGCGGCGAGGCCGACCTCGAGGGGATGCCGGCGCGCCCGTTCGATCTCCACCCCGCGCTGATGCACGACGCCCTCGCCGAAGCCGAATTGCTGGTCGCCGATACCCAGACGATGGTCACCGAGGCCGCGCTGCTGGGCACGCCGGCGATCCGCTCGAACTCCTTCGTCGGCGACGACGACATGGGCAACTTCGTCGCGCTCGAGGAACAGGGCCTGATCCACAACGTGGCTTCGGCCGACGCGATCATTGACCGCGCGGTCCCGCTGCTCGAGGCCGACGACGTCGACGAGACGTGGCAGCGCCGGCGCAACGCCTTCCTCGCGGACACGGTGAACCTCACCGAACTGATCGTCGACGTGGCGACCGCCGAAGGTCGCGTCGACGGGCTCGAGGCCCTCGCACAGTTCGGCCAGCGACAGCCGGCCGAACTCGAGCCCTCGGTCGGCGTCGGCGGCGACTAA
- a CDS encoding PGF-pre-PGF domain-containing protein, whose amino-acid sequence MTPRTRSVAALLMTALLVCSSVGVAAAQSSATPQRGPAVNAQAQMQSADSYVVEQGDTCRQIRPLSTNGTVGAFYDYRNHETHPEGVDRLYSSYGTTHLQEENTSVLFLHRGTDGLSLVAVHGHLEGETAGGVASFDIVGVPNETEWVVQDDLYDGESNMAQWHRGDGWIGADWIWSESRTDGGAIRGGLNGEFALTVQPAFNEDSPFYENESLYDPDFYGDGEVEDWEVLSGDADDPERSSLSLEEPVTIRTGTCDDPSVTYERTDGGIAATIDGATANDQIALQPTSGTNENVTFERVAVSGLDDGGSVTFANDRPDGLLASPEGVDSLSHLTMDGESTEDASATVTFSVTAAELEARGLEADDIALYEADNESGEWTQVETTVAEESATEYRYTAEVSSLEAVTVAESRTDTESGSSSMPGFEIGATLGALAVLTALWAARGRER is encoded by the coding sequence ATGACGCCGCGCACGCGGTCGGTCGCCGCTCTCCTGATGACCGCCCTGCTGGTCTGTAGCAGCGTGGGGGTCGCGGCAGCGCAGTCGTCCGCGACGCCCCAGCGGGGCCCGGCAGTGAACGCGCAGGCACAGATGCAGTCGGCCGACTCCTACGTCGTCGAACAGGGCGACACCTGCCGACAGATTCGGCCGCTCTCGACAAACGGCACAGTCGGGGCGTTCTACGACTATCGGAACCACGAAACCCACCCCGAAGGCGTCGATCGGCTCTACAGTTCGTACGGAACGACCCACCTGCAGGAGGAGAACACGAGCGTCCTCTTTCTCCACCGCGGGACCGACGGCCTGAGTCTCGTCGCCGTCCACGGCCACCTCGAGGGCGAGACGGCCGGCGGCGTCGCCTCGTTCGACATCGTCGGCGTGCCCAACGAGACCGAGTGGGTCGTCCAGGACGACCTGTACGACGGCGAGTCGAACATGGCCCAGTGGCACCGCGGCGACGGCTGGATCGGCGCGGACTGGATCTGGAGCGAGTCCCGGACCGACGGCGGCGCGATCCGCGGCGGTCTCAACGGCGAGTTCGCCCTGACCGTGCAGCCGGCGTTCAACGAGGACTCCCCGTTCTACGAGAACGAGAGCCTGTACGACCCCGACTTCTACGGCGACGGCGAGGTTGAGGACTGGGAGGTCCTCTCCGGCGACGCCGACGATCCCGAGCGGTCGTCGCTCTCGCTCGAGGAGCCGGTGACGATCCGAACCGGGACCTGCGACGATCCGTCGGTCACGTACGAGCGCACCGACGGCGGCATCGCGGCGACGATCGACGGGGCGACGGCGAACGATCAGATCGCCCTGCAGCCGACCAGCGGAACGAACGAGAACGTCACGTTCGAGCGCGTCGCCGTCTCCGGCCTCGACGACGGTGGATCCGTGACGTTCGCGAACGACCGGCCCGACGGACTGCTCGCGTCGCCTGAGGGAGTCGACTCGCTGTCACACTTGACGATGGACGGCGAATCAACCGAGGATGCTTCGGCAACCGTCACGTTCAGCGTCACCGCCGCCGAGCTCGAGGCACGCGGCCTCGAGGCCGACGACATCGCGCTCTACGAGGCCGACAACGAGAGCGGCGAGTGGACGCAGGTCGAGACGACCGTGGCCGAGGAATCGGCGACCGAGTACCGGTATACCGCCGAAGTCTCGTCGCTCGAGGCGGTGACGGTTGCGGAATCGCGGACGGACACCGAGAGCGGCTCGAGTTCGATGCCCGGCTTCGAGATCGGCGCGACCCTCGGGGCGCTCGCGGTGCTGACCGCGCTGTGGGCCGCTCGAGGACGTGAGCGATAA